The following proteins are co-located in the Candida dubliniensis CD36 chromosome 3, complete sequence genome:
- a CDS encoding NADPH-dependent 1-acyldihydroxyacetone phosphate reductase, putative (Similar to S. cerevisiae AYR1;~In S. cerevisiae: NADPH-dependent 1-acyl dihydroxyacetone phosphate reductase found in lipid particles, ER, and mitochondrial outer membrane; involved in phosphatidic acid biosynthesis; required for spore germination; capable of metabolizing steroid hormones), with product MSQQKFALITGASSGIGYALAKEFSLRGYKVIGCSPKSVLHLQKPLEDEYGLISIACDITNLEDIKRVKELVIKETGGYLDILYNNAGIAIGQPAIEIPEDKLNWIFQVNVIGHINMTKHFAPMVIKSKGSIIFTSSVAARVPLSWVSAYSATKAAIDAYAKTLHGEMEPFGVKVHSVITGGVQTQIGAEENNIEEMKTQFADSPFNVDGIIESGMASQRMAVDLGIPPQKYAKNMVGQITKKSSKFNLYGGSNSYILHILGLFYPFWLVEYIMQFTFKQLKPFALIRKKYAGKKNR from the coding sequence ATGTCTCAGCAGAAATTTGCATTGATTACGGGTGCTTCGTCAGGTATTGGATATGCCTTGGCTAAAGAGTTTTCTTTACGTGGATACAAGGTTATTGGGTGTTCTCCTAAACTGGTTTTGCATTTGCAAAAGCCATTAGAGGACGAGTATGGTTTAATATCCATTGCATGTGATATCACCAATTTGGAAGACATTAAACGAGTTAAAGAGCTTGTTATAAAAGAAACAGGTGGGTACTTAGACATTTTGTACAATAATGCTGGTATTGCTATTGGCCAGCCCGCTATTGAGATCCCTGAAGATAAGTTGAATTGGATATTTCAAGTTAATGTCATTGGACATATTAACATGACAAAACATTTTGCTCCTATGGTTATCAAGTCTAAAGGGTCGATAATTTTCACAAGTTCAGTTGCTGCAAGAGTTCCATTGTCGTGGGTTTCTGCTTATAGTGCAACCAAAGCAGCAATCGATGCTTATGCCAAGACATTGCATGGGGAAATGGAGCCATTTGGAGTCAAAGTTCATAGTGTGATCACTGGAGGCGTTCAAACTCAAATTGGGGCGGAAGAGAATAATATCGAAGAAATGAAAACCCAATTTGCCGATTCCCCATTCAATGTGGATGGGATAATAGAGAGTGGTATGGCTTCTCAAAGAATGGCTGTGGATTTGGGTATCCCTCCCCAGAAATATGCCAAAAATATGGTTGGTCAAATTACCAAAAAATCTAGCAAATTCAATCTTTATGGAGGATCGAATTCCTATATTTTACATATTCTTGGTCTTTTTTATCCATTTTGGTTGGTTGAATACATTATGCAGTTCACgtttaaacaattaaaaccTTTTGCACTTATTAGAAAGAAATACGCTGGTAAGAAGAATAgataa